CCGATTCTCGTCTAACAATCGAGCGGAAGAGAATAATTTCCCATCGCCCTTCACAAGAACTGTCACCTCATCCCCTTCCGGACGGACTTCAATCTTGGTCACCATTTGAGCTGGAACATCGATCGCATTCGGCGCGATGGGTGCCTGGCTATACGCCCGTTCCTCAAGACCAGCCGCTTGAGGAGACAAGGCCTCGGCTTGAATATTCTGAGCACTCAGCAAAACGCCTATCATGCCCAACCACCATGCCCGGCGAAACGAAGTATCTGCCACTAGTGTTTTCATTCTGCGCCCTCTTTCGGGTGAAGAAGCTTCACGTATTCTCGCTCCTGTTTCTTCCCATAGACATCGGTAAACCGTTCTTGCACGATAATTCCTCGCTCCGTAATGGCACTCACGACACCATTATTCTGCCCTAAGCGGGTCCCTCGTCTAACCGCATATCCATACCCCTCAGGAGTCTGAACCATCGCGGTGTACCCATACGCCCCCCACACAATGGCGATCAAATTCAGCTCCGTCAAATTGACGCGTTGCAGTGGAGGAAGGTTGACATCCATTTTCCCCGGCTGCAGTTGCTGCACAACCGGCGCAAACGGATCTCGACGACCTGATGGATCATATCCAAATCCGCTCCCACCTTCAGAAAAAGAGGACGGAGATGAGAGCACTGCCTCTCCTTCAACCGAAGGATTGGCCATCAACGTCGGAGCTATGGTTTGTCGTTGGACTTCGGGAACGGCAGGCAACTTGATCGAATCTTGTCGTAGCGGGTTGATTTGACTTGGTGGACTCAACGTCCCTGCACCGACTTCCTCGCCTACTCCCACAAGGACACATAGCATCATTCCGCTAAGGAAGATAGTGCCCACTGAAATCCTGGATACACTGACTATCCGTGCCACACTAGACATTTGCATAGCTCCTCAATCGCTATTTGCCCACCGGAGCTGGCGTCCCAACATTTGCCGCCGAAATTGCGGCAACCTGCTTTTCCGGGGGAGCCGCATATGCCACAAGATCAAAATGCGCCTGAGACACGATTCTCCCCTGCTCCATCTTCGGCGTTCCCATCTTGAGACCAGAGACCGTAATGATTCTGGGCAACCGATTAATACGATCAAAAAAAAGTGCGGTTGTATGATAGGCTCCGCTGGCTTCGACCGCGACAGGCATCTTCACGAAAAGCTTCGACGCGTCTTCGATCTGAGCTCCCGGCCTCCACAACTTAATATCAAGCCCCAGACGGACACCGAGATCAGATACTTGCTTCAGCAGCATGACCGCTTCTTCTTCCGGAGGAAGTCGCTCCTTCTTCTTAGCCAATTCGATTTCAAGCTGCTTGTTAGCAGCGAGCAGTTCGTCGAGATGCTTCGCCTTGATCGTGAGGGTCTGAACTTCTCCATCCAATCGCGCATTATCCGCTTGAAGCATGTCAATCGAAGCAGCTTTTGGCTCTGCAATATAGAAGTAAAACCCGGCCAGCAGCACCCCCACGAGCAGCCCCAGCAAGGCCAGCTTCTGTGGAGCAGGGATACTGCGGAGCGTCTCCAAATTGATAGAAGGCAACGCCATACTCAGCCTTTCAGGCGAAATGCCAGTTTGAACTGATAAATATTGATCTGGTTTTCTACTGCAGCCTTACTTTCTTGTAGACTGATGTTTGCAAAAAAATCGGTCCTGCGTAGATTATTGACGAACTCGACCACATCGTCATTCGTCAACGCCTTCCCTTCCACCTCTACATTTTCAGCGGATAGCTTCAAATTGGTGAGCCAGACTTTCAAAGGCTCGATGCTTTGGCTCACAAAGTCCAAAACCTTGACCGGCCCAACTCGTGCCGAATCAAGCTGATCAATCACGCGATTCTTATCCTCTAGCAGTTTCTTCTTCTGCTCAAAGTCCTGAACCTGCTTCACCTGCTCTTTGAGCTGTACCACTTGTTTCTCTTTAGCAAGCTTCTCCTCCTGCCGAGCCTCGATTGTTTCGTCAAGAGAAGACGAATACCACCAACAACCTGCAATCGTGATCAGAAGCACACCGACACCCAGGAGAGCCTGCGCTCGAACATCATACTGAGGTTTGGCGGTGCGCCCTTTAGGCCCAGGCAGTAGATTAATGCGAATCATCGGTCCCCCACTGATCTCAAGGCCAGCCCCACCGCAACAGAAGCGAGCGGCGCTATTTCAGCCAGGGCATCCTGATCAAAGTCACTTCCCGATGTATCAATTTCACCAAACGGATTGGCAACTTCGACCGGCGTTTGCATGCGGTCGCTCAACTGCTGCACGAGCCCACTGACACGCGCAACCCCGCCGCATACTAAGACGCGATCCAGTCCCACGTTTGAAGCAGAGGTCTTGAAATAATCAACTGTTCGGGCAATCTCTGACGCCACTTCTCCATTAACGCTGTCAATCACACTGTCAAGAGAACCCCCAGCAGCCATCCCACTTCGCTCGCCCTTCTTGGTCTCTTCGGCCTCTTCATAGGACAGGCCCATCTCTCGCTGAATCGCTTCAGTATAACGATTCCCACCCAACGGGATATCTCGGGTAAATAAGGACACGCCACCGCGAATAATATTGACATTCATCACACTGGCACCCAAATTTACCAGAGCCGTCGTCTCATCCTGGGCCAGGGGATAGTTAATCGCGTGCATGTTTTCAATTGCAAAGGCATCGACATCCATAACCATCGGCGTCAATCCGGCACCCTTGACCAACTCGGTCAACTCATTAATCTTATCTTTCTTTGCCGCCACAAGAATAACCGACATCTCCCCGGACCCCTCGCCTGAGGCATCAACAGGGAGTACATGGAAATCAATATTCACTTCATTAATATCGAACGGGATGTATTGCTCCGCCGCCAATCTCACTTGCCCCTCCAGCTCCTCATCGGGCATGGGAGGCAAACTGATTTTCTTCACAATGACGGCATGACCTGATATGGATACCGCGACCTGCTTGTTCTTGACGTTCGATTCCTCGAACAGCTCGCGAATTGCTGAGACAACCCGTCCTTCGTCCATGACCGTCCCATCCACGATCACTTCTGGCTCCAACGGCTTCATGCCAAACTTCTGGAGATAGTATCGCCCCTTACTTTCTCTCAGCTGCACCAATTTAATTGCGCTCGACCCGATGTCGAGCCCAACCAACTGACGCTTGGGGGTCAGTAAGGACACAATGTCGGTTTCAAACATGTTTTTAAAAGTGCTTAACATATCCCTCACCCGCTACTCTACAGGACAAACTTTCGAGCGCGAATCATTTTCTGAATTTCAGCCACATTCTCCCGCGTATACAGCCGCCAGTTTCGCCAGTCGCGAGGAGGCCCAGAAATCAACCCCTCGCGCTCCCACCGAAACAACGTGGCTTTGGATATATCGAACAAGTCGCACACCTGATTCGTCTTATACCCTGAGATCTTGCGAATCGCGTTTCGTTTCTTCACGTGAGAAAGTGCCTGAGGGAAGCTGGGTTCTGCAGGTACAGGGTAAGTATAGTCAATATGCTCGACCTGTCAAGCAACGCGACCAAACTGGCAGGAAGTAGCTCAAGCTCCAACGGCTCAGAATCCTACTTAAGACTTCTGCAGATCTCGATGCTTAAGAATCACTTCGTGGCCGATTGCGCCAAGGCTTTCCCGAAGCCGGCCGGCAATCGCTACCGATCGATGACGCCCGCCGGTGCACCCAATAGCAATGGTGAGATAGCTGCGCTGTTCACGTTCGTAGAGAGGGATCAAGAACTTCAACATACTCTCCAACTGCGCCAAGAGATCAATGGCGTCAGGATCGGACAACACAAAGGCGCGAACCCGCGGGTCATCTCCGGGAAGAGGCTTGAGGTCGGGAACGAAAAATGGATTCTTCAAAAACCGAACGTCAAACAGCAAGTCAATATCGTAGGGAACACCAAATTTGTATCCAAACGTCAGCAACGTCACCGTCAACCGCCTAGTGACGGGGCCACGAGAAAACTCCTTCGTCAAAACGTCACGAAGTTCGTGCACAGTCAGATCAGACGTATCGATAATCCGATCAGCATGGCGGCGCAACTCCGCAACCCGTTCCTTCTCAAACCGAACTCCCTCTAAAACTGGCAAATGTGGCAACAACGGATGCGGGCGACGCGACTCAGAAAATCGCCTAACAAGAACTTCATCCCGGGCTTCCAGAAAGAGCAGACGAATCGCATACCCGAGAGCTCTCACCCGCTCAAGCGTCCCGACTAAATCAGCAAAGAAGACTCGTTCGCGAACATCGACACCCAGTGCGACGTTCGAGATCTCCCCGCCTTGCTGATTGCATAATTCCACGAACGTCGGGATCAACGCAGGAGGGAGATTATCGATACAGAAATAGCCGGCATCCTCGAACGCCTTCAGTGCGTGCGACTTGCCGGATCCTGAAAGGCCACTGACGATGACGAGGTTCAGCTGTGCCATACGACTCTAGTGGAGACCACGCACGGTGCTTGGGAAGAGAACCAAACAATACACACTGATAATACCCGCAGTTTTCCGTTCGCCTGAACCGAAGCTAGGAGTTGCCGCCTTCAAGGCGAACCATCACTCTCCGGCTCCCGGGAAGGAATGCCCCCGTCGCCCCTCTGCGAAAGGCTCAATCAACACTACCCGCCCGCTGACACTCCGCTGAAGCACGTGAAGACTCCCAGTCTCCACATTTGCAAACAATAGAAAGGCCTCACTGTGACCGCCAAATCGGTCATGCGCCTCTGAGAAGGAGAGAACCGGCACTGCTCTTCGTTCCACCTTGAAGACTGGGACTTCTTGCCACTCAGCAGCCAACGCGCGCACCGATCGGACTCGGGTCGCCTTGGCAGGCTTATGACTGACCAAGCGCTCTTTCAGTTTTCTGAGTTGCCCGTCAATGCGATCCACCAACGCGTCAATCGTCGCATACATTTCTCGCGTCGAGGTTTTCGCTTGCACGCGCTTCCCGTGGACCATACAAACGGCTTCCGCCTTATGCTGAAGCTTCTCCACGCTCAAGACAACCTGAATCATCCCCGCTTTCACTTCGTACCGATCAAGCCGATCGAAACGTGTCTCAAGATACCGGCGAAGTGCCGACGTCACATCCATGTGGCGACCAGTAATTCGTAGCTTCATACGTAATGTCTCCTTACGTGAACTATCTCTGCCCCACACTCACCGGGTGCAGACTAAAAATGGCGTTTCCTCTGACTGGCAGAAGGAATGTTGTCCTCGGCGCGATATTTCGCCACCGTGCGCCGCGCGATCAGCACTTGCTGAAGTTTCAAACGCGCCGCGATTTCCTCATCCTTCAGTGGACGCTGCGTATCCTCTTCGGCAATCATCTTCCGGATCATTTCTCGGACCGATACGGACGACATCATGTCAGACGGTTGATCCGCCCGCTGAAGTCCCGCGTTAAAGAAGAACTTCAGTTCAAGCATCCCTTGCGGACAATACATATACTTATTGGCGGTAACACGACTGATCGTCGATTCGTGCATTCCGATATCTTCCGCCACCTGCTTGAGAACCAACGGCTTCAGATGCTCAATCCCTTGCTCGAAAAACTGCTCCTGAAATTTCACAATACTCGTCACAACTTTGACGATCGTCTTATTCCGCTGATCGATGCTCCGAATCACCCATTGGGCGGCTCTGAGCTTTTCATCGAGATACGACTTGGTTTCAGCAGTCCCTCCGTCTCCAGCCGTGATCAGTTGCTTATAGTACGGACTGATCCGCATACGGGGCAGGCCGTCATCATTCAGTAATACGACCCATTCCCCTTCGTTCTTGACGACAAACACATCCGGCACAATGACGTAATTCTGAGTATTCGTGAATGGACGGCCGGGCTTGGGTTCAAGATCTCCGATCAACTTCGTCGCTTCGAAGACTTCCTCAACAGTGACACTCAAGGCTTTGGCGATCTTGGCATACTGTTTTTTTTCAAGATCCTTGAGGTGATGCTGGATAATACTTTCGACCACGGCCCCCTTCAGTGCACCCGGCCTTGCGCCGAGCGACCCCATCGGGTTTTTGCCCAGGTGGCCGAGTTGAAGCAGGAGGCACTCTGGCAAGTCCCGCGCTCCGACGCCAGTGGGATCAAAGGTCTGAATATCTTTGAGAACCGATTCAGCCTCTGTTTCCGCAAACTCGCTTCCATTCACGACTTCAGCCAGAGTGATTCTCAAATAGCCATCGTCATCTAAATTTCCGATGAGTAGACGTCCAACCGCCTTCTCTCGCTCTGAAAGACCTGAGAGTGAGAGCTGCCATAGCAAATGCTCTTCCAGCGACGTCGCTTTGGCCACCGTCTGCTCATAGGAGGGAAACTCATCTTGAGAAGAGGAGGGATATTCCGAATCCCCGGCGCGACGATCAGAACCAAAGTATTCTTCCCAACCCGAAGCCGAAAACTCTTCGGGCGAACCTCGCTCTTCCGGCGTTCCCGCCTCTTCCGCGTTATCCTGTGTAGCCGCTGTGGCGGGGTCTTCCGTTTTTCCCTCCGCTGCCGCCGCTTCAGCCTCCTCAACTTCAGCCTGCACTTCGTCGAGAAGCGGATTTTCGAGCAGGTGCTGAGTCAGGCTTTGCTGCAACTCAAGCCGAGAGAGCTGCAACAGCTTAATCGCCTGCTGCAACTGCGGCGTCATAATCAGCTTCTGGCTCAACCTCAAATCGAGACGAAGTTTCATAACTGGATAGCAACCCTTCTACAGCTTGAATCGCTCCCCGAGATACACGGCCCGAGCGGTTTCACTCTTTACAATAGCCTCCGGAGAACCGGATTCCAGGATCAATCCTTCATTAATAATGTAGGCACGATCGGTAATCGATAACGTTTCTTGAACATTATGATCCGTAATGAGAATCCCAATCCCCTTGTCCTTCAGACGAAGGATAATCTGCTGAATATCGGCTACCGCAATCGGATCAATTCCGGCAAACGGTTCATCCAAGAGCATGAAAGATGGGCTTGTCGCTAAGGCTCTGGTGATTTCCAATCGACGCCGTTCTCCCCCTGACAGTGCGTATGCCATACTGCCACGAATATGCAGGAGATCGAGATCCTTGAGCAACTCATCGACCCGCGCCATCCGCTCACCACGAGGATAGCCTAGGATTTCCAAAATCGCCAAGACATTCTTCTCTACGGAGAGGCGGCGAAAGACCGACGATTCCTGCGGGAGATACCCGATCCCTCGCCTGGCCCGTTGATACATCGGTAGGTCCGTGATGGACTCGCCGTTAAACGTAATTTCCCCCTCATCCGGCTGGCAGAGGCCCACGACCATATCGAAGATCGTGGTTTTCCCGGCACCGTTCGGACCGAGAAGCCCGACCACTTCACCGGCACGCACTTCAATAGCCACGCCCTTCACGACTTTTCGCCCGCGAAAACTTTTCTCTAACCCGCGCGCACGCAAGCACGATGTGTGTGGACCGGCTACCGAATCCGGCATCTCGACTAATTTCGATTCAGTTCCCTGACTCATTTCACTCCGCCATGTTCGCCATCGATCAGGAGATGCGACCCTCCCTCAACAACACTGCGATCTTCATCAAGATATATAACAATCTTCTCTCCACTGACTCGTGTTCCCTTCTCCCAAGCCACCGGATCCCCAGTCAAGGTCACCACCCGACGACTATTGTCGAACACCGCCTTGTTAGACGTCGCATTTCCGGTCTCTTTTTCGATGCGCACATGGCCAGTCGCTTCAATCTGCTTGACGGATCGCCCTGAGGCTCCCGGCATCACATCGGCGCCCTTGCCCATTGGCTTGGTTGCAACAGAGGGTTCATTCTTTTTGATGTCACCGGGCTCCCCTTTCTTGGCATCCTCGGACTGAGGGGAAAACGAGACGACCATCTTGTCAGAATAGACCATCAATGTCCCTTGAGTCAGAATGACGGACCCTTCAAAAACGGCCTGACTATCCTGATTGCGCACAGTCATTTTTTTTGCGGTAATGGTTGTCGGCGCCTGGGTTGGGGTTGGGGTTGGGGTTGGAGCTGGGCCTGCCCCTTTAGCAACAGCGGCACCCGCTGTTGCGACAGATTCGGCTGTGACTGGAGCCAAGAAGCTAAGAACCAGAAACGAGATCCACATGAACATCATCAAGTACCTCAAACTCTTCTGACTCCGTCCGTCCCAACAATCCGATCCCGGTAATCTCCAATCCATTGCCGACAATGCGGACAGGATCACCGGTCTGAATAATCTTGGTGGCATCGGTCCAGGCCAGGTGATTGGTATAGATTGTATATCCACTTCCGGTTGCAATAATCAGCGGATCCGTTCGATTCGCCAACACAAAGTTTTTCGTCGCTGTATCGAGGGCGCCCTCGTCTCCAAGAACAGTCACCTCTTTTCCGGCTTGCCCATACAATGTCACTTCAACATCGCTCAGAACTGCGCGCTTCTCTTGTTCAAACAAGCGTGCCTGCTTGGCCTGCACTCGCCATTGCACCACATCGCCCTTGGTCTGCGTGAAGGTAAAGTCCGAGATCTTTGCGTCTGCACTTTCAATAGCGCCTGGCGCAGCAGACTGATTTGTGGGAGCCGAATCAGCGTTTACAAACAACAGATAAACCAGGAATGCCGCCAGCGCTCCACTCACAGTAAGGAGGCTTCGCCTGGCTAATACGTCCCACATACATCACCCTAGCCACCTGATAAGTTCATTGAAATTCTGGCACGATAGTAGCACCGAGGATCAGGCAAGTAAACGCCTGTAACTGGCCAGAAACAGAAAGAGCTCCTCACGCATATCACGCGAGGAGCTCTTTCTATTCAACACACAAACAAGTCTAGCGCTAGGCAGAGGCTTCTGGAGCAGCGACAGGAGTAGTCGTTGCAGGAACCGTGGCGGCCTTGGAAGCCTTCTCCACCATCGTCACCAATTCGATCGCCACCATTTCAGCGCCATCGCCGATGCGGCGGCGAGTCTTCACCATACGGGTGTATCCGCCCTGCCGATCCTTGAATCGTCCGGCGACATCGCTGAACAGCTTTGAGACCACATCCTTGCTTCGGATAAACGCGAGGGCTCGCCGGCGAGCCGGCAGGGTTCCTTCCTTCCCTAACGTAATCATCCGATCAGTAAATCCGCGGATCTCTTTTGCCTTCGCTTCGGTCGTCTCAATGCGTTCATGCTCCAAGAGCGAGGTCACAAGACTCCGGAACAAGGCCCATCGATGCTTCGTCTGCCGACCAAGTTGACGGCCTTTTTTTCTGTGTCGCACGGCATTCCCCTTCGCTGAAAATTACTCTGACTGCGAACTCCCGTTGCTGGAGGATCCGGCTTCAACCCGTCCTCCCAGCGTGAGCCCCATCTCCAACAATATTTCTTTGATCTCATTCAGCGACTTCTTGCCGAAATTCTTCGTCTTGAGCATTTCGTTTTCCGTCTTCTGGACCAGATCACGAATGGTCTTGATGTTGGCATTCTTCAAGCAATTCGCCGCTCGAACGGAGAGCTCGAGCT
Above is a genomic segment from Nitrospira lenta containing:
- the lptC gene encoding LPS export ABC transporter periplasmic protein LptC codes for the protein MWDVLARRSLLTVSGALAAFLVYLLFVNADSAPTNQSAAPGAIESADAKISDFTFTQTKGDVVQWRVQAKQARLFEQEKRAVLSDVEVTLYGQAGKEVTVLGDEGALDTATKNFVLANRTDPLIIATGSGYTIYTNHLAWTDATKIIQTGDPVRIVGNGLEITGIGLLGRTESEEFEVLDDVHVDLVSGS
- a CDS encoding LptA/OstA family protein; its protein translation is MDWRLPGSDCWDGRSQKSLRYLMMFMWISFLVLSFLAPVTAESVATAGAAVAKGAGPAPTPTPTPTQAPTTITAKKMTVRNQDSQAVFEGSVILTQGTLMVYSDKMVVSFSPQSEDAKKGEPGDIKKNEPSVATKPMGKGADVMPGASGRSVKQIEATGHVRIEKETGNATSNKAVFDNSRRVVTLTGDPVAWEKGTRVSGEKIVIYLDEDRSVVEGGSHLLIDGEHGGVK
- the rplQ gene encoding 50S ribosomal protein L17; amino-acid sequence: MRHRKKGRQLGRQTKHRWALFRSLVTSLLEHERIETTEAKAKEIRGFTDRMITLGKEGTLPARRRALAFIRSKDVVSKLFSDVAGRFKDRQGGYTRMVKTRRRIGDGAEMVAIELVTMVEKASKAATVPATTTPVAAPEASA
- a CDS encoding type 4a pilus biogenesis protein PilO, whose amino-acid sequence is MLGLLVGVLLAGFYFYIAEPKAASIDMLQADNARLDGEVQTLTIKAKHLDELLAANKQLEIELAKKKERLPPEEEAVMLLKQVSDLGVRLGLDIKLWRPGAQIEDASKLFVKMPVAVEASGAYHTTALFFDRINRLPRIITVSGLKMGTPKMEQGRIVSQAHFDLVAYAAPPEKQVAAISAANVGTPAPVGK
- the pilM gene encoding type IV pilus assembly protein PilM, producing the protein MFETDIVSLLTPKRQLVGLDIGSSAIKLVQLRESKGRYYLQKFGMKPLEPEVIVDGTVMDEGRVVSAIRELFEESNVKNKQVAVSISGHAVIVKKISLPPMPDEELEGQVRLAAEQYIPFDINEVNIDFHVLPVDASGEGSGEMSVILVAAKKDKINELTELVKGAGLTPMVMDVDAFAIENMHAINYPLAQDETTALVNLGASVMNVNIIRGGVSLFTRDIPLGGNRYTEAIQREMGLSYEEAEETKKGERSGMAAGGSLDSVIDSVNGEVASEIARTVDYFKTSASNVGLDRVLVCGGVARVSGLVQQLSDRMQTPVEVANPFGEIDTSGSDFDQDALAEIAPLASVAVGLALRSVGDR
- a CDS encoding pilus assembly protein PilP — translated: MLSSPSSFSEGGSGFGYDPSGRRDPFAPVVQQLQPGKMDVNLPPLQRVNLTELNLIAIVWGAYGYTAMVQTPEGYGYAVRRGTRLGQNNGVVSAITERGIIVQERFTDVYGKKQEREYVKLLHPKEGAE
- the rapZ gene encoding RNase adapter RapZ, encoding MAQLNLVIVSGLSGSGKSHALKAFEDAGYFCIDNLPPALIPTFVELCNQQGGEISNVALGVDVRERVFFADLVGTLERVRALGYAIRLLFLEARDEVLVRRFSESRRPHPLLPHLPVLEGVRFEKERVAELRRHADRIIDTSDLTVHELRDVLTKEFSRGPVTRRLTVTLLTFGYKFGVPYDIDLLFDVRFLKNPFFVPDLKPLPGDDPRVRAFVLSDPDAIDLLAQLESMLKFLIPLYEREQRSYLTIAIGCTGGRHRSVAIAGRLRESLGAIGHEVILKHRDLQKS
- a CDS encoding PilN domain-containing protein encodes the protein MIRINLLPGPKGRTAKPQYDVRAQALLGVGVLLITIAGCWWYSSSLDETIEARQEEKLAKEKQVVQLKEQVKQVQDFEQKKKLLEDKNRVIDQLDSARVGPVKVLDFVSQSIEPLKVWLTNLKLSAENVEVEGKALTNDDVVEFVNNLRRTDFFANISLQESKAAVENQINIYQFKLAFRLKG
- the lptB gene encoding LPS export ABC transporter ATP-binding protein: MPDSVAGPHTSCLRARGLEKSFRGRKVVKGVAIEVRAGEVVGLLGPNGAGKTTIFDMVVGLCQPDEGEITFNGESITDLPMYQRARRGIGYLPQESSVFRRLSVEKNVLAILEILGYPRGERMARVDELLKDLDLLHIRGSMAYALSGGERRRLEITRALATSPSFMLLDEPFAGIDPIAVADIQQIILRLKDKGIGILITDHNVQETLSITDRAYIINEGLILESGSPEAIVKSETARAVYLGERFKL
- the rpoN gene encoding RNA polymerase factor sigma-54, whose translation is MKLRLDLRLSQKLIMTPQLQQAIKLLQLSRLELQQSLTQHLLENPLLDEVQAEVEEAEAAAAEGKTEDPATAATQDNAEEAGTPEERGSPEEFSASGWEEYFGSDRRAGDSEYPSSSQDEFPSYEQTVAKATSLEEHLLWQLSLSGLSEREKAVGRLLIGNLDDDGYLRITLAEVVNGSEFAETEAESVLKDIQTFDPTGVGARDLPECLLLQLGHLGKNPMGSLGARPGALKGAVVESIIQHHLKDLEKKQYAKIAKALSVTVEEVFEATKLIGDLEPKPGRPFTNTQNYVIVPDVFVVKNEGEWVVLLNDDGLPRMRISPYYKQLITAGDGGTAETKSYLDEKLRAAQWVIRSIDQRNKTIVKVVTSIVKFQEQFFEQGIEHLKPLVLKQVAEDIGMHESTISRVTANKYMYCPQGMLELKFFFNAGLQRADQPSDMMSSVSVREMIRKMIAEEDTQRPLKDEEIAARLKLQQVLIARRTVAKYRAEDNIPSASQRKRHF
- the hpf gene encoding ribosome hibernation-promoting factor, HPF/YfiA family, whose protein sequence is MKLRITGRHMDVTSALRRYLETRFDRLDRYEVKAGMIQVVLSVEKLQHKAEAVCMVHGKRVQAKTSTREMYATIDALVDRIDGQLRKLKERLVSHKPAKATRVRSVRALAAEWQEVPVFKVERRAVPVLSFSEAHDRFGGHSEAFLLFANVETGSLHVLQRSVSGRVVLIEPFAEGRRGHSFPGAGE
- a CDS encoding MerR family transcriptional regulator; translated protein: MKKRNAIRKISGYKTNQVCDLFDISKATLFRWEREGLISGPPRDWRNWRLYTRENVAEIQKMIRARKFVL